A segment of the Triticum urartu cultivar G1812 chromosome 1, Tu2.1, whole genome shotgun sequence genome:
gacgtgttgatcttccgaggccgggtatgacccaggaaagtgtgtccggccaaatgggatcgagcgtgttggggaatgtggtgcacccctgcagggaagttaatctattcgaatagccgtgatcttcggtaacaggacgacttggagttgtaccttgaccttatgacaactagaaccggataccttataaaacacatccttccaagtgccagatacaaccggtgatcgctctctcacagggcgacgaggggaggatcagcggttagggttatgctatgcgatgctacttggaggacttcagtctactctcttctacatgctgcaagacggaggctgccagaagcgtagtcatcgaaaggactagctatcccctcttattccggcattctgcagttcagtccacctatgatagccttattccagttgataccaatgcatacatatgtagtgtagctccttgcttgcgagtactttggatgagtactcacggttgctttctcccccttttcccccttttccttctttctggttgtcgcaaccagatgttggagcccaggatccagacgccaccgtcgacgacgacccctactaccCCGGAgttgcctactactacgtgatgcccgctgacgacgaccaggagtagttaggaggatcccaggaaggaggcatgcgcctctttcgatctgtatcccagtttgtgctagccttcttaaggcaatcttgtttaacttatgtctatactcagatattgttgcttccgttgactcgtctttgatcgagctcttgtattcgagccttcgaggcccctggcttgtaatatgatgcttgtatgacttattttatttgtagagttgtgttgtgatatcttcccgtgagtccctgatcttgatcgtacacgtttgcgtgtatgattagtgtacgattaaatcgggggcgtcacacatCCTCTCAGCGTAGTGGGGTATGTACTCCCTTTCAGGACTTGACAAACAGCGGCAATTTAGGTAAATACTACTTCGACCTTGTAAATCCTGAATATTTCATTCCCTCACAGGTCAAAAAACAGATCCAAAAAATTGAAGAGACAAAGAGAAAGGGAGAGGTATGCACTAAACAGGAATACAATATTAAAAAGAAGACAGGAGGCAAGGGATCGTAAGAAAGCTACATCGGCTATTCTCAATGGAAACAACACTCCATCTAAGCCACCCGTGTCCATGTCGCCTAGTTTCTCTATTTTCTTTGTTCTTTATGATACATTCATGAATAACAAGTAAAGTCATATTAATGATCAGTTCGTTTGGGCAGATTTAGACACTGTGGAGAGGCCCAGTGCACCATCTGTTGTTACCCAGCGTGGGTACACAACGGCTGCGGAAGGTGATGTTTCTCTTGACAAACATAATAGCTTCCTTTCCGTGTCAACAAAACTGACACAGTACATACATTTGTGATGTAGGTATACATGTTGATGTCGTAATGACTAATCAGACTCCACTTCATGGTCCAAATTCATTAAGAACACCCGTAAATGTCAACAATGTCGAGTCTGCCATTGAGTCCTTCCAACTAACTGGGTTACGACCACCACTTCAAGCCTACAAATGCAGCATGTCATATGGTAATCAATTGTTCCTCATATTATCTATGATACATAATTGACACTTAGATCGTACAGAGGAAAAACAATTTCTTCTCATATTGCATTGTCTAATGTACATAATTCACACTTATTCTACAGAAAGAAAAACAAGCACTTAAGAGGGAGAGGGAAAATGCCCGGTATGAGCAACATGAATAAGGGATATTACAGAGCCTACGTGAGAAACGGCGCCGAGCCAAATCTACAGTTGTCCCAACAACCGGAGAACAAACTCAATCCAGTACAGGTGATGCCAGCTACATCAAACACATGATATCCAATCTTTGATTTCCTAATTGATAGTCACTCAATATTTCTGTAGCTGATGAAGATTGCGATTGGCTACACAAAAATGATACATACCAGATTTCAAGCCGTCGTGTGGACACAATCCTGTGGAAAAATGTAATGGTGCTTTAATTCACTACTGCTTGGTTTATACTTTTAATTGTAGGTCATAAATACGTATATAAATTGCATGACTGCTATGGAGCATCTATAGGTAAGGTCAGGTGGAAGTGTGTTCTTAGAGAATGCATGCATCTCTAAAATGATAAAGATCGGTGGCTATCTACCCTCAGATGACATGGATGCTGCACCAGTATGGGTATTAAAtagagccaaagaatattttaAAAATGATATGGTTAGTCTTAGTTTTCTACatatttctatgaattttagcgAGAACGACCGATTCGTCTACATAGGAGTACAACTAAAATAATCATTTTCTTCAGATATTCATTCCAATAAACATGGACGACGTTCACTGCTACCTATGTGTTATAAATGCCAGAAAACTATGTGTTCAAGTGCTCGACTCGCTAGGCCCATCAATGAATCGCAAGGACCTCACTGATACGGTTAGTAGTTAGTCCTACTGCCCCATCTTTGCATAAGAAGCATTTTTTTTCTTATTTCTCGCATGTCATGCTTATACTTTTTTCATTTGTTGGTACAATAGCTAGAAGGACCGGAGAATTTATTCAAATATGCATCCGAGCACATGGAATTAAAATCCAATAAGTGGACTGATCTAAGTGTTACAACATGGAAAAGAGAAGAATATATTAAGAGCAGTCTTGAGACGGATGGGTACGCCTCCTAATATAACTCAGAGCATTTATGCTTAACAGGGTATTTTGGTATGCTATTATGTTTATTTTTTCACTGCATAGCATTCCTGAAGCATATTTGATCAACAGATTTGATGTGCCAATGCAATTCTTTACCTTATTGTATGCCAATGCAATAGACACAACACCTCTCATGAGATCTGGCCTAAATAATGGAGCTCAAGGCCATACATTTCATTGGGCTGCATAGAGTATAGAAAACGTTACAATTTCTGGATTTGAACAACAACTATCTTACTACACACATGGAAAGAACCAGATAGATAGCTTACCTATATGTGCTTCACTAACAATCGTCCACTACTCTATATCATGCATGCCAACATAAAGAAAGAGAAACATCTCACAAATGAATGACAATGTGGCGAAGGCGCCTGTTGTGCATACAATGGCATAAGCATCAGCAAAGTTTAGATGTCAAATTCATATGCAAAGTCACATGTATTTCTGATACAaacaatacatatatatatataccaacTTGATTGTGACCCTAGAACTTTCTGTTACTTAGTGCCTGTAATAATGCGACATTACAAAGTGAGAATACCACTCAAATCAAGCAACTACCACAAAAAGCAATGACTCAacattaattatagctagctgaTAGTCACAAATTAAGCCACCCAGAATTCAAATCCACAAATCAATTAGCTTTATCACAGCATGGTTGCCTCAAAAATGTCACCCGACTAAATCCCCACTGATAACGGTAGGTGCATTAACAACATCTAATCGATTAGCATACCTTCAGCAACCGAGCACATACGCCAGCTGCGAACTCCTTCCCGGAGCAACTGTGTGAGCCAAGAACAGGGGGCGATGATTACGGCGGGCACGTCGACGCACTGGATCTCGGTCCAATTCGAGATGCCTGCGCCTGCATCGTGTCCAGCACCTCGCATCTTTATATACTTTGGGGCAGTAGGATGGCAGCGACAGGGTCGATCTGGGGAAGAGCCGCGGGGTTGGTGGCGAGGCAAGGCCGCGGTGGTGAGAGGAGGCAGCGGCCTGAGGCCGTGGTGGGGATAAGGGCCGACGGGGCATCGCCGTGGTGGGGATAGGAGGAGATGGGGTGAGGCCATGGTGGTAGGGCGACATCGCAGGAGAGGATGCGGCGTGCTGCAGAGCAGCAGAGGAGGCGGCTGGCGGAGAAAGCAAAGTGATGAGTCTCACTGCACACATCACTGGAGAAAGCCAACCGCTCCTCATTAGTGTGTCGTGAGGGACTGGGATACCTTTCACCGGCTGCTCTTTCTATTATTTTACTTTCCACCTGCTGCTCCTTATTAGTGTTCCTCTGGTTGCTTTTTTTCTTTTGCAATCCAACCTCCGGTTGCTTTTGTGTGGCCTAATTACTTCACCAAGATTTTTTTCTTTGGTTAATTACGCCCCCAGATTAAACATATCATTGACCAAATGGATCATCGGCGTGtctcttttgttttattttttatatCCATGGTCGACATCCCATTTGGGGAAGTAATAATTATATGAATTCCTCTCAAAAAATTATACGTTGACAAATTCTTTTGTTGTTGTTAGCCCTTTTGTTAATTTGATTTATAATAAAAAAATATGCATTCATAAATTCAATTATTTTATTGATAgcccttttggtcatttgatttATATTAGCGGCAAAGTTGTTCAATTCTTTTTTTATCGAGCATGTCCGATATGACTGTGTGGTTTagtcatcattaatatttttataTTAGCGGCAATCAGTTGCTACAAACCCTGCCTTCAAGCACGACATTTTGATATGGGGAGGCAAAGTTTCTGCTATTTCCACAAACTCATACGGATAAGAATCTTGTCAATACATCACAATCTTAATTGATTCATTCAATTCGCATGTAACATTTCATACATGCAGCCCCTGGTTATTGGATTTTCAATTTAATGCACTCATGGCACGATTGGACGCTACATTTTTCAGTACCCAAGGTAATTATTGGCACCATGCTCATTTCTACACACGTTACGCATATTTTTTAATAACAATGTTATATAATGCATATGTAGGATGGTTTTGAACTGATGAAGCGATTTTTGcttcatattttgaagtatgaaGAGAATGAAGTTCCAAACAATATCCCAGTCTTAGAACGAAGCATTATAGATCGCATCAAAAGATGGACCTTATAGAAAGGATCATCATCAACTAATGATTGATAAAGTTGCTTAGTTGTTATTTTTAAGTATTTTTGTAATAAGTAACAATCACAATACATTTATATGATCGTTAATTTTAAGTGATGACATGTATATCGGTCGTGTGTTACATGCGCGAGTTTTTTTCATTTTGTTTTTGAAATTTTGGGATCACAACATTTCAACAATGGAAGTCTTTCACCGGTCAAACAAGACCTATGACTTAATCTAAAATAAATTATTATATTGAAATCATTGGGCGTGACACGCATTTAAATGTTCAGATAAAAACACAATACGATGTTCATGTTTTTAGTGTAGTTTAGTAGGatacgtgcgttgcacgtgcacaTTTACTAGTCTatgaaaataatataaaagtgcaccaaaaccatataaaattacCGTAAACATGGCATGCATACTTCATAAAtgatagatacattggagatgtatcacacaCCCAGAAAGTGTTGCCGCCAAGGAGACTGCAGAGTTGCATATGTCGGCGATTGAGATGGAGGACGAGGTGACCAACAAGTGCATGTGGGTCGATCCAGAACCGCAAGAGCCttcggcgagcctggacttcatcagcagcctcccccaCAAGATGTTGCtcgtcatcatctccctcctccccaGCAAATTTGGGGTGCGGACAACCGTCCTCTCCCGGTGatggcgccccctctggcgctcCATCCCCCTCAACCTCATCATCAACCACGAGCTCTGCGATAGGGATCTCAAACGCATGGCCAAATATCCTCGTCACGtaccctgggccagccagacaCCTTGCCATCGACATCTTCCATTCCAACTACAAGGTCGAAGCCAAGTTTGATGAGTGGATCCCTCGCACTAGATCAGCTTGAGGAGCTTAGTTCCGCATGGGGACAACCGATGTCGTCGCTGCCATCGTCCGCGCTCTACCTTGCATCCACACCATGTCGCGCCAATTTCACGTACTGCTATTTCTCTGAGATTAATGGCGTGCCTGATCTTCTTCTCCCTTAATTCTAGCAGCTCGAGCTCTTTGATGTTGGCCTCTCAAAGGAGTCCATGCAGCGGCTGCTCGGCGGCTGTACTGTGCTCGAGAATCTTCGCCTTAAGGGGATCCATGGGTTCAATAGCCTCCACATTGTCTTGACGAACTCCGAACAATTTATGTGTCTTGCCGATAGAACAAGAGAACACTTGATAAAAAACCACTTGAGGTGTTTCATGATATGGTCATTGAggatgcgcctttccttgagagattgcttgtactTGATTCAAAGGCCCCACAACAATCAGGGTCATTGACACGCCAAAATTGACAGTGTTGGGCTACTCGTCTGCCGAtctccgaacttgttattggatccataATTGTTCAGGTACAACCGTTTTCTCCTTCTCATTTTTCTTGAAACTCacatttttttgctatttttattGATGTGTGTTCGTTTGtcatccagaaaatgattcccacaagcttgacttCTTCTCTGCGCACAGTGAAGTTCTTAGAACTAGAAcctatcggccccaatctggctgaagttgttggattccttagaTACTTTCCATCATGGAGAAGCTATGCATCAAGGTGAAGCTCGGTTCTTATTAAATGTTAACCACAATGGAGTTCAGTTTTTTGGTTCTTTTTCCCAAGTTTACATGACAAATGTAgttttcaaaactgcatctaAGCATACTAAAATTTTCTCACGCACTCACATGTGTCTTTTTTGTTGTTGTAGCCATTATAATTAACATGTGCTCTTCTTTTACAGATAGAAAAAGGCCTGAAAGTGAAAAAGTCGCGGTATAACAATCCCATTGAATATCTTAATCTTCACCTCACATAAATTACTTTGAACAACTACCAAGGCACCACACCCGAGATTACATTCGCCAAGTTCTTTGTTCCGAacgcaagtgtgctcaaggtgaTGAGGTTTGGCGTAAATTTAGTATGCCTAGATAAATGGTTTGTTGATCAGTGCAAGCGTCTATAGCTGAATGACAAAGGTTCTATAGAACTGAATTTCATTTTGAAACGACATGTATCAACTTAATCAGAAGTGTTAATGTCCAGTCCATACATGACTTGTGAGTGGTTGATCCCTTTCCAGAATTATTGAATTGGAGAAAGTATTTGTAATATGAGTTTGAACCTTATAATGTTTGAATCTGAGCCTTGTAATATTTCAATTTGAACCTTATAATTTTTGTGACATTTGTGATAGAATCATTGCAATGGCATTGTGTTCTTTTCTTTGAATGTCCTGCTACAATTTGTGTATTTGGAGTCCGATCACGTCCGTTGTGATGCCTTCTCTTTGCTTGCGCTGGAGCTCCAACACCCATTCTCACTAATAGGTGATCGGCTGTGATGGCAATCCGACCACATTTGGAAATTCTTGTCATTGTTATGCTCATACTCTACGAAAGCACCGAAGGGCTTTTCTTGTTCATCGACTACATTGTGTCTTGTAGATCCTTAGTCGTACTCTCCTCAAATTCTGGTTGTTAGCCACTGTATGTTAAGTACCTTTTAAAAGCACTTAGGCCTAAGCACCACCTAGCCaactttctttttttctttttttatggggGAGCTTTCTTATCCTTGGGAGCAACTTTTACTTACACCTAAGTATTTGTAACTTACACTTCCTGCTTAATTAAACTCCTATACCTAACTAGACTCATGAAAAATTAACTACTTCAGATGCTATGATGGTTGTCTTTTCCTTTATCTAAAAATGATAATCAATCACGGAGCATGTTTGCCCCGTCGTATGGACCATGCGACATTACAAACGTAGGTGGTCAAGCATTTGGTAGTGTAAACAGTCTTGCAATGTCGCACTTCTCGAGCAATCGGCGGTGCAAACATAGTGTGAGCGTAATCATTTGCATAGAATTCGGGGAAACATGCATGTTGTTCATAGATTATTCTTTGCTCCTCTGTACAACACGGGAAAGT
Coding sequences within it:
- the LOC125532796 gene encoding uncharacterized protein LOC125532796, yielding MIKIGGYLPSDDMDAAPVWVLNRAKEYFKNDMIFIPINMDDVHCYLCVINARKLCVQVLDSLGPSMNRKDLTDTLEGPENLFKYASEHMELKSNKWTDLSVTTWKREEYIKSSLETDGPWLLDFQFNALMARLDATFFSTQGNYWHHAHFYTRYAYFLITMLYNAYIHWRCITHPESVAAKETAELHMSAIEMEDEVTNKCMWVDPEPQEPSASLDFISSLPHKMLLVIISLLPSKFGVRTTVLSR